Proteins from a genomic interval of Bradyrhizobium sp. CCGB01:
- the tmk gene encoding dTMP kinase — translation MSESAAQRPSGRGRFITFEGGEGTGKSTQIKKLADRLNAARMRTLVTREPGGSPGAEIMRHLVLSGMGKLLGPDAETLLFAAARDDHVRTVIEPALNRGAWVLCDRFADSTRAYQGSLGQVPAGLINAMQRVTIGDLKPDLTIILDLPVEIGLQRAAARRGSGTPDRFEGEKLSFHQGLREAYRKIAADDPARCVLIDANSDPDTVAGRVWTALRDRLLPTPASVVSR, via the coding sequence ATGAGTGAGAGCGCGGCACAGCGGCCGTCCGGACGCGGACGCTTCATCACCTTTGAAGGTGGCGAGGGGACCGGCAAGTCGACCCAGATCAAGAAGCTGGCCGACCGGCTCAACGCGGCCAGGATGCGGACCCTCGTCACGCGCGAGCCCGGCGGTTCGCCGGGCGCCGAGATCATGCGTCATCTGGTGCTGTCGGGGATGGGCAAGCTGCTGGGGCCCGACGCCGAGACCCTGCTGTTTGCCGCTGCCCGCGACGACCATGTCCGCACCGTGATCGAGCCCGCGCTCAATCGGGGCGCCTGGGTGTTGTGCGACCGCTTTGCCGACTCGACCCGCGCCTATCAGGGCAGTCTCGGCCAGGTGCCGGCTGGCCTCATCAACGCGATGCAGCGGGTCACGATCGGCGATCTCAAGCCGGATCTCACCATCATCCTCGACCTGCCGGTCGAGATCGGCTTGCAGCGCGCCGCCGCACGCCGCGGCAGCGGCACACCGGATAGGTTCGAGGGCGAGAAGCTCAGCTTCCATCAGGGCCTGCGCGAAGCCTATCGCAAGATCGCGGCGGACGATCCCGCGCGCTGCGTGCTGATCGATGCCAATTCCGATCCTGACACGGTCGCCGGGCGCGTCTGGACGGCGCTGCGCGATCGTCTTCTCCCGACACCTGCATCGGTGGTTTCCAGATGA
- a CDS encoding DNA polymerase III subunit delta': MSPRQAERESAIPHPRETSLLFGHREAETALLAAYRSGRIPHAWLIGGPQGIGKATLAYRMARFVLSNGQPLAPSVQRAETLAIDPDDAVARQVAASSHGGLLTLERTANDRGVMRTVITVDETRETIGFFGSTAAAEGWRVCIVDTVDELNPNAANALLKILEEPPQQSLFLLVSHAPARVLATIQSRCRKLRLRPLGTEDVIGAAASAADLDPNDPALREAAEASEGSVARALTLLGGDALKLQQRTAALLARLPQVDPRELHTLGESLGTSDRVALAAFIDGIDRWIAERLHADEANANQNLPRLARLAEVWEKIVRAARDTETYNLERKPLVFSVFGWLADATR, encoded by the coding sequence ATGAGCCCGCGTCAGGCCGAACGCGAGTCCGCCATTCCGCATCCGCGCGAGACGAGTCTTCTGTTCGGCCATCGCGAAGCCGAGACGGCGCTGCTCGCGGCCTATCGCAGCGGGCGCATTCCGCATGCCTGGCTGATCGGAGGACCGCAGGGGATCGGCAAGGCGACGCTGGCCTATCGCATGGCGCGCTTCGTGCTTTCCAATGGCCAGCCGCTGGCGCCGTCCGTGCAGCGCGCGGAGACCCTTGCGATCGATCCTGATGACGCCGTGGCGCGTCAGGTTGCGGCCAGCTCGCATGGCGGGCTGCTGACGCTGGAACGCACCGCCAACGACCGCGGCGTGATGCGCACGGTGATCACCGTGGACGAGACGCGGGAGACGATCGGCTTCTTCGGCTCGACTGCTGCGGCAGAAGGCTGGCGCGTCTGCATCGTCGACACCGTCGACGAGCTCAATCCGAACGCCGCGAACGCGCTGCTGAAAATCCTCGAGGAACCGCCGCAGCAATCGCTGTTCCTCCTGGTGAGCCACGCGCCGGCGCGCGTGCTCGCCACGATCCAGTCGCGCTGCCGCAAGTTGCGCCTGCGCCCGCTCGGCACGGAAGACGTGATCGGCGCCGCAGCTTCGGCAGCCGACCTCGATCCGAACGATCCGGCGCTGCGCGAGGCCGCTGAGGCCTCCGAGGGCAGTGTCGCGCGGGCGCTGACGCTGCTCGGCGGCGACGCCCTGAAACTCCAGCAGCGTACGGCGGCGCTGCTGGCGCGCCTGCCGCAGGTCGATCCGCGTGAATTGCACACGCTCGGCGAGTCGCTCGGCACCAGCGACCGCGTGGCGCTCGCGGCCTTCATCGACGGCATCGATCGCTGGATCGCGGAGCGACTGCATGCCGACGAAGCGAACGCCAACCAGAACCTGCCGCGCCTTGCGCGCCTTGCAGAGGTATGGGAAAAGATCGTCCGCGCCGCGCGCGACACCGAAACCTACAATCTGGAGCGAAAGCCCTTGGTTTTCTCGGTGTTCGGCTGGCTGGCGGACGCAACGCGCTAG
- the metG gene encoding methionine--tRNA ligase translates to MATRAKKTAKGKSSKKKAANKAAKKAVKAPARKAAKKVKKTKKAAAKKGVKKSAAKTAKKVGKKAAKKQVVAKKAVKKAVKKPAKTPSKTPAKKAAKKAKVASPAVIAAPAPVATPPKAVKPRVSKPKAPPAPKPVAAPQSAAPAAAPARDNVFYITTAIAYPNGSPHIGHAYEAIATDVLARFARLDGKEVFFLTGTDEHGLKMIQTAQNEGLTVSALAARNAGRFKEMDERLNVSFDRFIRTTEEQHHRSSQEIWRRMDANGDIYADTYAGWYSVRDEAYYAEDETRLNDDGVRLGPQGTPVEWVEEKSYFFRLSAYQDKLLKLYETKPDFIGPDSRKNEVVSFVKGGLRDLSISRTTFDWGVKVPGDEEHVMYVWVDALTNYITGVGFPDESDQNWRYWPADVHIIGKDIIRFHAVYWPAFLMSAGIPVQKRVYAHGFLFNRGEKMSKSIGNVVDPFNLADQYGVDQMRYFFLREVPFGQDGNYNHEAIVARINADLANDLGNLAQRSLSMIAKQLGGVLPEPGEFSDNDKAILAMADGMIATSREAMATQQIHHWLNAVWAVVAEANRYFAGEAPWALAKTDPARQKTVLYVTAEVVRQIAILAQPAMPTASSLLLDSLGIPADERTFAMLGGARRIAPGSTLPAPTPAFPRYIEPAA, encoded by the coding sequence GTGGCAACGCGAGCTAAGAAAACCGCCAAGGGCAAGAGCAGCAAGAAGAAGGCTGCCAACAAGGCCGCGAAGAAGGCTGTGAAGGCGCCTGCGCGCAAGGCTGCCAAGAAGGTCAAGAAAACCAAGAAGGCTGCCGCCAAGAAGGGCGTGAAGAAGAGCGCTGCGAAGACGGCAAAGAAGGTCGGCAAGAAGGCTGCGAAGAAGCAGGTCGTCGCCAAGAAGGCGGTGAAGAAAGCGGTCAAGAAGCCAGCCAAGACTCCCTCGAAGACTCCCGCGAAGAAGGCGGCCAAGAAGGCGAAGGTTGCGTCACCTGCCGTGATCGCCGCACCGGCTCCTGTCGCTACGCCGCCCAAGGCCGTGAAGCCCAGGGTGTCGAAGCCCAAGGCGCCGCCGGCGCCGAAGCCTGTTGCGGCTCCGCAATCCGCTGCTCCCGCAGCCGCACCCGCGCGCGACAACGTCTTCTACATCACGACCGCGATCGCCTATCCCAACGGCAGCCCGCATATCGGCCACGCCTATGAGGCGATCGCGACCGACGTGCTGGCGCGATTTGCGCGGCTCGACGGCAAGGAGGTGTTCTTCCTGACCGGTACCGACGAGCACGGTCTGAAGATGATCCAGACCGCGCAGAACGAGGGCCTGACGGTGTCGGCGCTGGCGGCTCGCAATGCCGGCCGCTTCAAGGAGATGGACGAACGCCTCAACGTGTCGTTCGACCGCTTCATCCGCACCACCGAAGAGCAGCACCATCGCTCCAGCCAGGAGATCTGGCGGCGCATGGACGCGAACGGCGACATCTATGCCGACACCTATGCCGGCTGGTACTCCGTGCGCGACGAGGCCTATTACGCCGAGGACGAGACGCGCCTGAACGACGACGGCGTGCGTCTCGGGCCGCAAGGCACGCCGGTCGAGTGGGTCGAGGAGAAGAGCTATTTCTTCCGCCTCTCGGCCTATCAGGACAAGCTGCTGAAGCTCTACGAGACGAAGCCTGATTTCATCGGGCCGGACTCCCGCAAGAACGAGGTGGTGAGCTTCGTCAAGGGCGGCCTGCGCGATCTCTCGATCTCGCGCACCACGTTCGACTGGGGCGTCAAGGTGCCCGGCGACGAAGAGCACGTAATGTATGTCTGGGTCGACGCGCTCACCAACTACATCACCGGCGTCGGCTTCCCCGATGAAAGCGACCAGAACTGGCGTTACTGGCCTGCCGATGTGCACATCATCGGCAAGGACATCATCCGCTTCCATGCGGTGTACTGGCCGGCGTTCCTGATGTCGGCCGGCATTCCCGTGCAAAAGCGGGTCTATGCCCACGGCTTCCTGTTCAACAGGGGCGAGAAGATGTCGAAGTCGATCGGCAACGTCGTCGACCCCTTCAATCTCGCCGACCAGTATGGCGTCGACCAGATGCGCTATTTCTTCCTGCGCGAGGTGCCGTTCGGCCAGGACGGCAACTACAATCACGAAGCCATTGTGGCGCGCATCAACGCCGATCTCGCCAACGATCTCGGCAACCTCGCGCAGCGTTCGCTGTCGATGATCGCCAAGCAACTGGGCGGCGTGCTGCCGGAGCCCGGCGAGTTCAGCGACAACGACAAGGCGATCTTGGCGATGGCCGACGGCATGATCGCCACATCGCGCGAGGCGATGGCGACGCAGCAGATCCATCACTGGCTCAATGCCGTGTGGGCCGTGGTCGCGGAAGCCAACCGCTATTTCGCGGGCGAGGCGCCGTGGGCGCTGGCCAAGACCGATCCTGCGCGGCAGAAGACGGTGCTCTATGTCACCGCCGAAGTCGTGCGCCAGATCGCGATCCTGGCCCAGCCGGCGATGCCGACCGCATCTAGCTTGCTGCTCGACAGCCTTGGCATTCCCGCGGACGAGCGGACCTTCGCGATGCTCGGCGGTGCCAGGCGCATCGCGCCAGGCTCGACGCTGCCGGCGCCGACGCCGGCATTCCCGCGCTACATCGAGCCGGCGGCCTGA